Proteins encoded together in one Thamnophis elegans isolate rThaEle1 chromosome 10, rThaEle1.pri, whole genome shotgun sequence window:
- the UBTD1 gene encoding ubiquitin domain-containing protein 1 isoform X1, translating into MGSCVGRQRREGPITPGNPRKRAGRNEPLKKDRPKWKSDYPMTDGQLRSKRDEFWDTAPAFEGRKEIWDALKAAAYAVEANDHGLAQAIIDGAGVTLPHGSLTECYDELGNRYQLPVYCLAPPINLIMEWSEEEGAEPPEPAPNTRREFPLKVRLSSGKDLRLNASMTDTIGQLKKQLYAQEELEPAWQRWFFSGKLLTDRTRLQETKIQKDFVIQVIVNQPSAPRN; encoded by the exons GTCGTAATGAACCTCTAAAAAAGGATCGCCCCAAATGGAAGAGTGACTACCCAATGACAGATGGACAACTAAGAAGCAAGCGGGATGAATTTTGGGATACAGCCCCTGCCTTTGAGGGACGCAAGGAGATTTGGGATGCACTCAAGGCTGCTGCGTATGCTGTGGAGGCAAATGATCATGGGCTAGCACAAGCCATTATTGATGGTGCTGGAGTTACCTTGCCTCATG GCTCACTTACTGAGTGCTATGATGAATTGGGTAACCGATACCAACTTCCTGTATACTGCCTGGCACCACCTATTAACTTgattatggagtggagtgaagAGGAGGGTGCAGAACCTCCAGAGCCAGCACCCAATACCCGCCGTGAATTCCCACTGAAAGTGCGCCTCTCATCTGGCAAGGATCTACGTCTGAATGCCAGCATGACAGATACAATTGGACAACTTAAGAAGCAACTCTATGCCCAGGAAGAACTGGAGCCTGCATGGCAACGTTGGTTTTTTTCTGGCAAGTTGTTGACAGATAGGACCCGCCTGCAAGAGACTAAAATCCAGAAAGACTTTGTAATTCAAGTAATTGTCAATCAGCCCTCTGCACCAAGGAACTGA
- the UBTD1 gene encoding ubiquitin domain-containing protein 1 isoform X2 yields MTDGQLRSKRDEFWDTAPAFEGRKEIWDALKAAAYAVEANDHGLAQAIIDGAGVTLPHGSLTECYDELGNRYQLPVYCLAPPINLIMEWSEEEGAEPPEPAPNTRREFPLKVRLSSGKDLRLNASMTDTIGQLKKQLYAQEELEPAWQRWFFSGKLLTDRTRLQETKIQKDFVIQVIVNQPSAPRN; encoded by the exons ATGACAGATGGACAACTAAGAAGCAAGCGGGATGAATTTTGGGATACAGCCCCTGCCTTTGAGGGACGCAAGGAGATTTGGGATGCACTCAAGGCTGCTGCGTATGCTGTGGAGGCAAATGATCATGGGCTAGCACAAGCCATTATTGATGGTGCTGGAGTTACCTTGCCTCATG GCTCACTTACTGAGTGCTATGATGAATTGGGTAACCGATACCAACTTCCTGTATACTGCCTGGCACCACCTATTAACTTgattatggagtggagtgaagAGGAGGGTGCAGAACCTCCAGAGCCAGCACCCAATACCCGCCGTGAATTCCCACTGAAAGTGCGCCTCTCATCTGGCAAGGATCTACGTCTGAATGCCAGCATGACAGATACAATTGGACAACTTAAGAAGCAACTCTATGCCCAGGAAGAACTGGAGCCTGCATGGCAACGTTGGTTTTTTTCTGGCAAGTTGTTGACAGATAGGACCCGCCTGCAAGAGACTAAAATCCAGAAAGACTTTGTAATTCAAGTAATTGTCAATCAGCCCTCTGCACCAAGGAACTGA